The Ahaetulla prasina isolate Xishuangbanna chromosome 5, ASM2864084v1, whole genome shotgun sequence genomic sequence ttctttctttttcttctttctttcctccctccttcctttcctctatatttcctccctccttcccatgttcttctcttcccttcctcttgtcccctcttcctctcctcccttcctcctttgctgtttccttcctctctcactcctctctcctcccttcccctccctccctccctttctttttctttctttctcttccttttctcttcctttttttctttttttctttctttctgtctctttttcttttttttttcttgccttcctccttccctttttcttcccttcctcttttttttttttttacatttatatcttgcccttctccgaagactcagggcggcttaagcaatagtcttcatccatttgtatattatatacaaagtcaacttattgctcccaacaatctgggttctcattttacctaccttataaaggatggaaggctgagtcaaccttgggcctggtgggactagaacctgcagtaattgcaagcagctgctgttaataacagacagacttagcagtcttagcagtctgagccaccagaggccctctcgtCCACCTTTCCTCtcgtccctccctcctttcctgttcccttcctctctctcattccccctccctccctccctccctccacatgTTCTTCTATATGGCATAGATTTCAGGATATTTTTCACCAttagttaaagactacttcagctttaattgcaataatactagagcaactaatagatttaaactaaatgtcaaccgctttaatctagattgcagaaaatatgacttctgtaacagaatcatcagtgcttggaatactttacctgactctgtggtctcttcccataatcctaaaagttttatccaaaaactttctactattgacctcaccccattcctaagaggaccataaggggcgtgcataagcgcacaaacgtgcctaccgttcctgtcctattatttttcttttcttcttcctatatatatatatatgcttatacctccttatatttactcatatatgtgtttatatgctatataatctttttgtacaatacctacatatattgttgtgacaaaataaataaataaataaattagaaaaccaTTCTTAtacattcttattcttatttttaatgtatatactggtatataaggggcatgcatgagtgcacaaaagtgcctaccgttcctgtcctattgtttttctatcattatatgtgtttgtatataatgttgttgtgacaaaaataaataaattaaaataaataaaataaatatatatgtatatatatatttgctctgACTAATATGTGATGTATACGGGTagttttcctcctcctcattttacATCGCAGGGAGGCGATGCTCACTGGCGAGATAACCCCGGGATATTTACACTTTCTagttcttctaaaatatttccaGGTGTAACTAACTCTTTTAAGTAGGGCTGAGGTTTTCTTGCCTTTAATTTCGCTTTTTCTCTGCTGCCCCCTGGTGGCGAGTACGGTCGCTAAAGACTCTGAAACTCTGAATAGTGAGTGGATTTAGATAGCAAAACTGCTGGTTGCTTCCTtaatccttcctccttccccttaagccaggggtctccaaccttggccactttaaggcttgtggacttcaactcccagaattcctcagccagctttgctttgccggctgaggaattctgggagttgaagtccacaagtctgcagaaaaaataattgctaccaacctgccttccattgaggacctgtatactgcatgaatcaagaagagggccgtgaaaatatttgcagacccctcgcatcctggacataaactgtttcaactcctaccctcaaaacgacgctatagagcactgcacactagaacaactagacacaagaacagttttttcccgaaggccatcactctgctaaacaaataattccctcaacactgtcagactatttactgaatctgcactactattaatcgtttcatagttcccatcacccatctctttccacttatgactgtatgactataacttgttgctggcaatccttatgatttatattgatatattgaccatcaattgtgttgtaaatgttgtaccttgatgaacgtatcttttcttttatgtacactgagagcatctgcaccaagacaaattccttgtgtgtccaatcacacttggccaataaaattctattctattctattctaaagtggccaaggttggagaccccctgccttAAGGTCTTTGGGTGAGACCATGATGTGTAGAGTCCCACCTTCAAGAAGTCttgaatgttggaagaaatggaaggaaagagaaggagggacacAGCACCGAGGAAGAGGGGCTTCAGCTACAAAGAGGATGGGGCCCGGAACGGATCCAGGAAAGAATCAGAATTTCCATGTGTAACTAACTCTTTACGGTTAATGTAACTAACtctttaagggcctctggtggctcagcagactaagtctgtctgttattaacacagctgcctgcaattactgcaagttcaagccccaccaggcccaaggttgactcagccttccatcctttataaggtaggtaaaatgaggacccagattgttgggggcaataaagttgactttgtatataatatacaaatggatgaagactattgcttaacacaatgtaagccgccctgagtcttcggagaagggcggggtataaattaaaaaaaaaaattgacctggaagggaccttggaggacttctagtccagccccctgctcaagcaggagatcaaaCAACagaagacaggtagtcctcaacttacgaccacaaccgagccccaacgtttatgttgctaagtgggtTTGcctggtgagttttgcccccgttttacgacttttttggCCATGTTTGTTAAGCCAAACGTcgccgttgttaaatgagtcacacggTCGGtggagcgaatctggcttcccccttgacttttgcttgccagaaggtcgcaaaaggggatcgcgtctcacacacacacacatggggacactgcgaccgtcataaatgtgaggcgcTTTTCAAGCGTCCGAATGTAAAtctcgtgaccctggggatgctgcgagggtcgtaggtgtgaaaaatggtcataagtcacttttttccagcgctgttgtaacttcgaagggtcattaaacgaactgttgtaagtggaggactacctttaacaggattggaagggaccgtggaggtcatctagtccaggggtctccaaccttggcaactttaagacttgtggacttcaactcccagagttcctcagccagcaaagctggctgaggaactctgggagttgaagtccacaagtcttaaagttgccaaggttggagacccctgttctagtccaaccccttgccattcgggaaaaatggctgtccaatctcttaaaaacagtGTTgttgcacccacaacttccggtaGCAggctgttccacgggttaattgtgctcccagtcaggaaatttctcctcatttctaggttgcttctctccttgattactttccacccgtggcttcttgtcctaccctcaggggcCTTGGAGGACCTACATGAGTGTCCGAAAGACCAAACTGGGGACAAATCaaaggagaaaatctatctatgtggttgctaagagctgACACTGAATCATAATCACATCCTCACCTATAttttagatcagcggtcaccgaCTGGTGgtgcatgagaaaattttggtggtccgcagaaaaattatttgcattttttatcttgcactcaatcaggggtcctcaaactacacccCCTgcactggatacgtgcaatgaacgtttgtgttgctgcagagagtctcctccttcggggtctttttgtgtgggtcggagggggacagaaattctgactcgggtctgcttcagcctcttggtggggggctttgggcgaaggctggagggaagagccgctggtggcaaagagccggagggcctcgttccagtgggactgcatcatggcctggaagtgGCTGagcatctcagcccgctgagcctccaggcgccggtacctggccttgcactcccgcaagtcttccctttgcttggaaagcctatgctcgtagtcctcagtgaggtgcttctactgagccccCTTcatcagtcagatccaatttgaattgagctgttttgccaactctttctcgtggtggctgcttagctccaacaactggttcctgttgggaccctaaggagcccgggcaggcaggggaggagtgggtaggaggggaggggtgagtagaggccgatgagtgacattgaactggccacacccacccagtcacatgaccatctagccatgcccacccagccagtcattaggcagatcatattagtggtccgcgggatttaaaattatgaatttagtggtccctgaggtccgaaaggttggggacccctgttttagatgacTTACAGACTATAGATAGGgtgaaaacaaaaacatttaaaaaaaatcaaattcaaattGCTCAAACTGACATCAAAGAATTCATAAAATTGGTTTCATACCAgctgaatcaaatcaaatcaggtCACAATCTTTAAACATCGATAATatgatcaaatcaaatcaaatcattgaaagtgagatataaaattgaaatgctagtaaaagaGGAAGACAATTATCGATGTGGGACTAAGAAATtagataaagaataaagaaaagaaaagaagagatggaAGGTTAACTTAGTTAAAAGGTTTTACGGCAAAAACGGAATAAGTTGAAatatattgttaataattaaaaatatgatggGAGTTCTGAGAAATAATTCTAATAAGTGGAGGAAAAAtcggggttgcctggacacctcagtgaaaatactgaattgaaaatggatacagcaacagagagagagatgcaaggaggagtggagaaatggaaggaagggagaaggagagagaggaatagaagaaagggaagaggagaggaaaaaaaggggaaaataagagcaggagagaaggttagatagggaggaagaaaggaggatggggagaaaggaaaaggaagtagagaaggagtaggagaggagggaagaagaaagtaggaaggataaaagaagggagagagaggaaagagaggagaaagagaaagattgctgtaaaacaaaaaagatgacatggaagaaaggcaaccctgaaCACGTTTAAATGTGTCAGGATAAAGAATGAATTatcagaaaaatagaaagagaatatatatgattaaaaatggagaaattagaatttgaggacGAAAGAAGTTGTTTATATGAATAAGCACAGAAATATCAAGATACgattaaaaaatatggaaaaagaatattttggcagaaattgtaacgaagtaaaaatgtatttggataagaCAAATTGTAGAAGATATGATGCGGTcagtactctgttcataaaagatgtgggggggggtgaagagaaaaaaatcaataaaacttgattcaaaacaacaacaacaaccaatatGATCAAAAAAGGGAAGACGAGGAAATCCTAGGGAAAAATTAACACTTCTTTTAACACAAGAATCAGTTTCTCTTATGTGTAGAGTCACAGTATTAAAATGGTCTTGAAGCTCTTATCTGGTTGAAGAATCTGTAACTACAACATTCTTGCTCAAATTCTGTTTAAAATTCTCTATTTAAATCTGTCCCCTTCACTGTCCCACCTCCGGCAACAGCCCGTCTTCGAATGAACTTGGCTTTCACATGCAcagtttattactattattattattttaagcagGTCTGGTTGAAAaggttgtgtgaacccagcctgtGAGTTTGGCGGCAGGAGAGACGAGAATGGCTCACCTTAAGGGAATCTTGTGGGTTTTATGGCTGGGAAAGGATGCAAATCCAGGTTTCCAGCTCAGCGGAGttcccagaaggaaaaaaaaaaacctttaaaatctCCTTGCAGGGTCTTTAACAAACCATTGTTTGGAAAACGGGGTTTTTAAGGGCACTTCATTAAGCACCTGCAAGAGTCGATGTTGCCCAAGGTGAACAGGAAGGAGGCGAATTACCTGCCCTGCTTATAAAATGCTTATAAAGCACTTAAGTGCCTAGTTTAGCCTGTTTTCACCTGGATTGCAGCTGGCAGTTTGCACATACAggaaagtcctcaatttacggccacaattgagaccaaaacttTTGTTTGCTAAGCGCgacagagttttgccccattttaggacctttcttgccgccgccgccgttaagtgagtcactgcagttgttcagttagtattgcggtcgttaagtaaatctggctccgccccaccccttgactttgcttgtcagttggtcgcaaaggggatcacgtgacagtCATCAATGCGAACCCGTTGCCCAgctgcgtctgaattttgatcatgtggatgctACAGCGGTTGTTAAGGGTGGAAAAAagtcgtaagtcacctttttcagggccatttttaactttgaacggtcactaaatgaatggtcctaagtcgaggactgcttgtattgGACAAACTGTCCTGAATCGGAACTTTccagtggagaaaaaaaaaatgacgcaGAGCGGTTAAAGCCTCAAAAATTGGCGAATTtggaatgggtggacttcaactcccaggattccccagcctgtCGGTtgcgtggggaattctgggagttgaagtccgtacatctgaaagttgccacaTTTGAAAAATACCACTTCCATTTTCCTTTCTAGGGCTGCTTGGAAGCTGAAACGTTGCAGCCCAGTAAAAAATAATAGCTTTAGTTAAAAAActtaattttaatataatataataacagagttggaagggaccttggaggccttctagtccaaccccctgcccaagcaggaaatcctgcaccatctcagtcagatggttatccaatattttcttaaaaatttccagtgttggagcatttacaacttctggaggcaagttattccactgattaattgttctaactgtcaggaaatttctccttagttctaagttgcttctttccttgattagtttccacccattgcttcttgttctaccctcaggtgctttggagaatagtttaactccctcttctttgtggcatcccctgagatattggaagactgctatcatgtctcccctagtccttcttttcattaaactagacatacccagttcctgcaacccttcttcatatgttttagcctccagtcccctaatcatctttgttgctcttctctgcactctttctagagtctcagcatcttttttacatcgtggcgaccaaaactggatgcaatattccaagtgtggccttaccaaggccttataaagtggtattaacacttcacctgatcttgattctatccctctgtttatgcagcctgttTTATGAACCTATCAAGAGGAAAAGGGTGTCCGTTAAAGCCAAATGTCCATTAAATCAGAAGATAGATAATTAAGTAAATCGTTTCATAATCCAGTTAGAGATTTTTCTAATTTATATTCACATTTTATAGAAAATATACGAATGTTTTCCAAGTGGATTTTCTCCATTGCATTCAAAAACTCCTGAATGGAGGTCCATAAAATGGAGAGGTTAATGAATATCATGTATTAGTCGTGCAATGCTTTATCAATTACAGTACAATATTAGAAATTCAGGTGACCTCTTAAAATCAAGAGAACTCAGTGGCATTGTTCACACCACGAATTGCGATGCAACAAATAAATCACATGGCCCGGAACTTCACACTATATACACTATGTTATCGAACCAGAgtaacagaatcacagaattgggaagggaccttggaggtcttctagtccagccccctgctcaagcaagagactctatatcccattctggacaaatgactatccaatctcttcttaaaagcctccactgatggagcacccacaacttctggtggcaagtcgttccaccggttaattgttcttattgtcaggaaatttctccttaattctaagttgcttctctccttggttagtttccatccgttgcttcttgtcctgccttcaggggctttggagaatagatgggcCCCCTCTTCTTTAGGGCAGCAGCCCCATAAATAttagaaaactgctatcatgtcaccccacctAGATTAACCCGGCCTAGTAATCTGGTTAATTTAACGCTACACCTTTAGCCACCACAAAAAACCAGTCAAGGTTATTGCTAATAAATTTAGCAAGTTGCATGAACATTTCTGTTAGGTCTTTCCTTAACTGAGTTAAACTGAGTTTACACAGTTGTTGTGTAAACCaggcatctccaaccttggccactttaagacttgtggacttcaactcccagagttcctcagccagctttgctttgctggctgaggaactctgggagttgaagtccacaagtcttaaagtggccaaggttggagaccccggtttaAACTAAGCCAGAATGACTTAGCGCGACGGCTTGGCTCACCCAACATGTTAACATTGTAGGAACACAAGCATGTTAGTCTCTTTTAGCCAAAAATCAGCATCCAGTGGCATTTTTTCAGACTAACATGTTTTATTCAAAGGCATTTCAGTGGTTGACTTCCCACATCACAAACCACAATggactactattactactatctATTTACTATGTCAGTAAAACTGTTATTTTGATTCTGTTCCGTCTCTCAGAAGCAAAACCTGTCtggcccctgtcggagtctgaatccgaaggggaagaggaacggctgacaagagagtgagagaggggaTCCGTTGGCtggggaagaaactggggaagggcaaagtcaggctgggcagagcaggggagaggtagaacaagggagagggggttcagacgaagaccaaggcccaccccctcctcatcctaggcagggaggaacggagaagagagcaacatgagtgggttgcgtggcttatgagggaggaaagggaccggATcccctttacaaggcacagctgctgatggagattaaaaggagaggcaaatgagaGGGGCAGTTGTCGGGGACAaacgctgagtttatctggtgtttctttgaatcttggcatcctcccaactagtTTGATTTATTGCCACGCTACTTTACtcctggaattccttattttgcttgcctgcTGGTCTTGCCTTCTTAGATTTTTAgttggaagttttctgcttacaacatttggggctgaagtattgccagccaaagattattacaggttggtggaagagctctctctccaggccggagagttgaaagggacattggggggcaCAGTTGGACTCACATCGGTTCTcgggctgtgttgcctttgtgtcacgccccgggtcatcacaaaaCCCTTCTAAAAAGTCTCGAAGGGACATTAACAAAGGAAACATTGTCCATCATTGCAAAGGAAAACATTACAATATTTAGGAACAAGGAAGTGATAAGACCTCGGTGTCAGCTGTTGCCGGCCCATCCTGGCCTCTTGTCCTGCCAAGCCACATTTTAACCCTGTTTCCATGTTGTGGGAACCCAGCCAGTGTCTGATTTACATTAATTTTGGTTTCGCAAGAGAGAATCTCCTCTCGTTCTATCGACAATTGACCTTCCGTGATGCAAGATACACCTTGGAAACCTAGACAAGTGCTTGAGCGTTAGAAGGCTCTCTGTCCTTCTAACAAACGAGTCatttaaatagtgatttttttCATGCCTCCGTTGTACCATTCGTACCAACTTTGATGGCAAACACCTTTGTAGAATTTCAGAAGGTGTCTTTCCTAATATCGGCGACTTCCCCAAAAGAACATATTTGCAGGAAACGTTCGAAACGAGAACTGGCTACGATGATACCGTGtttttggctttcatggctaagttgTCTCGTTTCCGAAAATTGCAATGGGGAATGGTGCTCGTCCCCGATTGGGTACCATTTTTCGCTGTGGTCTGAGGGCAAGCAAATTTGACAAACTTTTGCCCGGCCAAAAAGTAGAGGATGGGGTCCAGGCAGCTGTTGGTGCTGGCCAAAGGGCGGGTGAGTTTGTAGGCCAGGTTGATGGCGTTCAGCGTGGGGCAACTGAGATCCCAGCTGCGGAAGGAATAATACAGAGTACGGGTGATGTGGAAGGGCAGGAAGCAAACGATGAAGACCAACATCACGATGATGATCATCTTGACGGATTTCTTCTTGGAGCTGGACATGCGGGAGATGCCCCGCGTGGGCTGGAGAAGTTTCCGAGCCATCATGCAGTAGCAGATGatgagaagaaggaaagggatGCAGAAGAGAAGAACCAACATCACTGAGCTGTAGATGAGGAACTGGTCGAAGAGTTCTTTGGCGGACGTGTCGTGGCAGGTGATGCTGTTACACCTCTGGCTGGTGGTGACAAAGAAGAGGACCGGGGACTGGCAGGAGATCACCACCAACCAGACAACGGCGGAGACCCAACGGGCGTAGCGGActtgaccccactccagggacttCAGAGGGAGGCAGACGCCCATGAAACGGTGGGCGCTGATacaaaggaggaagaggatgctGCAGTACAGGTTAGTGTAGAAAAGGAAGCGGACAATCTTGCACAAGCCCACGCTGAAGGGCCAGTTGTCCTCCATGGCGTAGTAGTAGACCAGCAAGGGCAAGGAGATGACGTAGAGCAAGTCGGATACCGCCAAGTTGAACATGTAGGTGGTGGATGTGTTCCAGGTCTTGATGCGGAAGATGAAGATGTAGAGGGCCAGCAGGTTGAGGGTCAGGCCCACCACGAAGACGATGCTGTAGGAGACGGGCAGGAGGATGTATTTGAAGTCCTCGTTGAACTTGCACTTGTAAGGATGGTCCTCCTCGCTGCAGCCGGCCTCCGAGGAGTTGGCACTAGCGTTTACCGAGTACAGCAGGAACGTGATGTTCTCCATCGCCCTTGGAGAGTCCTTGGAAGAAAAGTTGAGGGAGAAATGTTAGCAAGTGAGCGGCGTTGCATTCACACAGGATACttgtcaggaaattattatttgcctaactagttggccaggcaatatataaactaactatgtatgtttgtagaaaggcacgatattgctttaaggctgtgctgcatcattgcaagcatcctgattggttgagctctgtagccaatgtataaaaggactactaaatgatggcttgtggggaatctacagggacgctacagcattgacatgctgcaactgtatatttgagcttgacgatcgttgcttgatcatggctagttactgattcctcaagatactgactgttgtgaattgaactgtgttcaaccggtctcagtcgttttcatgcgtagggtactctgctcaatagtccacaaccttggttgtgaacccagattacccttaacaatacTTCCCTGGCTTTGGgtggtgcaggtagtcctcgacttacggccatttgtccagtgaccgttcaaaattggaACAACTCTGAAGAAAGTGGCTGATGACCTCGTACTTATGACTGTCGCAGCACCCCCTGCGGTCATgtgacatttggatgcttggccaatggcatgtatttacaatggtggcACCATCCTGGGGTCCCGTGATTTGACAAGCACCATGGGAGGGAAGCTAAATTCGCTTAGCGGCCACAGCGGTCATTATGCAGATCACCGCAGTTAAACAAATCATGCTGCCCTTAAGAggatctggttttccccattgactttgcttgtcagaggccagctgggaaggtttccAATGGCAACCGCCTGAATCTGGGATGCTCCAACTGTCATGGATACATGCCTGATGCTTGAactttgttcatgtgaccatggggaaatgCTACGACGATCGTAAGTATGAGGACcaatggtaagtcactttttttcaatgcgggtataactttgaatagttataAAGCaattggttgcaagtcaaggattatgagagagagagagagagaaagacagagagagagagagacagagagaaagagacagagacacacacacacacacaaagacagacagagacacagagagagagagagagagagagagacagacagacagagaaacaaagggagagaaagacaggcagaaacagagagagagagagacagacagacagagagagagagagacagacagagacagacagaaacagagagagacagacagaaagaaagagagacagacagagacagagagagacagacagacagagaaacaaagggagagagagacaggcagaaacagagagagagacagacagagagagagagacagacagacagagacagacagacagacagacagacagagacagacagagagagagacagagagagacagagagagagagacacagagacagacagagacagagagagacacagagacagacagacagagagacagacagagagacagagagagacagagagagagagacagacagaaacaaagggagagagagacaggcagaaacagagagagagagagacagacagacagagagagacagagacagagagagagacagacagacagacagagacagagacagagacagagacagagatagagagagagagacagagagacagacagagacagagagacacagagaaacagacagagagacagagagacacagagacagacagagacagccagaaagagagagacagacagacagaaagagagacagacagagagaccgacagagagacagagacagagagagagagacagacagaaagagagacagacagagagaccgacagagagacagagagagacagagagagagagacagacagaaacaaagggagagagagacaggcagaaacagagagagagacagacagatagacagagacagacagagagagagagagagacagagagacagacagagaaacaaagggggagagagacaggcagaaacagagagacagaaagagacagagagagagagagagacacagagacagagagagacagagacagagagagagagagagagagagagagagagagaggcagagagagagagagagagagagaggaagacagacagacagacagacagacagacagagactggTGGGCCTGTCCCCTGCcccatgccgtcctatttaggcacagttTTGAGGCCGAGTGCATGTGCGGAAAGGATGCACATGAGCAAAGTGCCCGA encodes the following:
- the P2RY2 gene encoding P2Y purinoceptor 2, with protein sequence MENITFLLYSVNASANSSEAGCSEEDHPYKCKFNEDFKYILLPVSYSIVFVVGLTLNLLALYIFIFRIKTWNTSTTYMFNLAVSDLLYVISLPLLVYYYAMEDNWPFSVGLCKIVRFLFYTNLYCSILFLLCISAHRFMGVCLPLKSLEWGQVRYARWVSAVVWLVVISCQSPVLFFVTTSQRCNSITCHDTSAKELFDQFLIYSSVMLVLLFCIPFLLLIICYCMMARKLLQPTRGISRMSSSKKKSVKMIIIVMLVFIVCFLPFHITRTLYYSFRSWDLSCPTLNAINLAYKLTRPLASTNSCLDPILYFLAGQKFVKFACPQTTAKNGTQSGTSTIPHCNFRKRDNLAMKAKNTVSS